From Excalfactoria chinensis isolate bCotChi1 chromosome 14, bCotChi1.hap2, whole genome shotgun sequence:
TGAGTGTATGTTTATCTCAGCTATTGTTTCCGTGAATCTTTAATTTAACATCTCTAGAATAAAGAGATGTTCTGTTCCACAGCCCCAACTTGGTGATTTCCACACCCCTAACCCCAACCACAATCTTTTTGGCAATAAAAGCTCCGTGCCTGACTTAActctctttgttctgtcacaCTGATCTCGGTTCTTGCTCTCTTAGTAGCATAGCAATATTAAATGCTCTGCTTATTATATGGGGTATTGGCCTGTTCTGTTCTCTTTAGTCATAAAAACCCAAGGAAGTTGATGAGTGAGGAGGTCTATCTGTTCAACAAAAACTTGCAGTTCATTTGATTAAGGAGAGCatagatttctttcttctgctgtaagAGCTGAGAGAAAAGGGCAGTGAATGAGCATTTGGGAATGAAATTAGTAGGAACTGACATAAAACTTCTAAGACGGAgagtaaatatttcagaaaaccTTACTTAATTTTCACAGATAagtttataaaaacatattctgcttgaaatgaacattttaaCAATTGGTTATTCGTGCAGACTGAAGATTGCAGTAACAGCCTGCAGCGAAGGAACAGAGGCCCCATTGATGGTCAGGTCAGCTGATGGCTTATTAGAATTGGCTGAAAACAAAGGCTCAGACCTTGCCATTCTGGTCTTTTATCTGAGTCAATTCAAGAGCAAAGCATTAAACTCATGGAGCTATTGAGCAGCAATGTTAACTGAACCCATCAAGGATTGGTGTCTACATCTAGGTTAACTCAAGTGAACTTTATAAGGCCTGCATAGTTTGTAGCTTTGAATTTACCATCTTGCTACTCCTTTGAAACTGGAGTTCAACTGGAGTTAAGTATAAATGGCAGTAATAGTTTTGGAAGGCTTATTTAGAGTGTGAAAATCTATCTAAAAGTAATCTGCTTCTTAGAGCTTGTGGGGGATGTTAAGGCCAATGTGTACCTGTGCATTCAGGGATCAGGAATTATGGCAACATGTCACCACACTTAACTAAGTAGAAATTAATAAATTCTAAATgggtttctctttcctttctccttgtcTGTGTGTGATATGCAAGCAGCTCTCTTCAGATTATCAGTTGTGATAGGCTATGTGCCATGGTTTTCAAGTTCCAGTATGtggatttgttttcagtgacttCAAGTGTGTTAAATTCTAAACAGATAAGAATGTCAGAAATGTTATTCATCTAGCAATCTCACAGCTTCAGAAAAGTCTCTGGTATGTTGAAGTGATCCAGTGGAAAGGTAGTAGAGTgtgatgcttttgctgtcacaTGGTGCTAACCATGTCTGGAAGAGATAACTGTAGAGAGGTTTGTGCTGGTGAAGTTCAGCTTCTTCCCCTCTGGTGTCTCTTCTAAATATACTCTAAGTGCtttaaaggattttattttattttattttattttattttattttattttattttattttattttattttattttattttattttattttattttattttattttattttattttattttattttattttattttttcctttaagggGACTAAGACAATACCAAGTCCCTGATACACTGTTTTATTTGTCCTTGGCTAGGAAAAGTTTGAAATGCAGCATTCAGAATGGTACAGGCAAATCTCTGCACTAGAAGATGAATTGGCACAGACAAAAGCTATCAAAGATCAACTTCAGAAATACATTCGAGAACTTGAGCAAGCAAATGATGACTTGGAAAGAGCAAAAAGGTGACCTGTCTTCTATGTTTTCTATCACCTCAGTGCTGTCCTGCAGATATGGTGGCTCTAATTTGTAATGTTGTGCTTTTTAGCATTGTCCCTCTGAACTAACCTGAGCTAACTATCTACCTAGTTGATGGTTGTGATAAAAGTATTCAAGAAAAAttataaatgatatttttttcccttctgttgctCCAACTGCACTATTTCATATTTGTAAAGATAAAattaaacacaacaaaaaatcctAGCCCAAAAAGTTTTACCTTCTCTTGTGGGAGAGGGAGTTCCTATATTTCTGGTAATAAAATCTTGTGTACTCCCTTTCAGAGCTGCTATAATGTCTCTTGAGGATTTTGAGCAGCGCCTAAACCAGGCTATtgagagaaatgcttttctggaGAGTGAGCtggatgagaaagaaaacctcCTGGAGTCTGTGCAACGTCTGAAAGATGAAGCTAGAGGTCAGACAGCAGATCttctatttttcccctcttgtaCTTGTTCAGTCCAATCCATTTGTCTCAGAGTTTAACTTTTGTATTTGTGTCTTTTAAATTTGCCATCTGAAATGGTTAAGCTTCACATATGTCTGCCTCAGTCCTTGAATTTGATATAGAGCAGTTTACAGGAGCTGGAGTCTGTTTTAGTCTTCTAAACTGTAGTGATGCTTTGGGGCCCTGAGGTGTAAAGAAGAGCCAGTCCAGCTAGGGGATGTGCTTTCTGACTTCCTGTAACCTGTGAAGGTCCTCTTCAGCAACCATTAACCTCTGTTGTTTCATGGCCTGTGAAAAGAGGAGTCAATGAAACACTGACAGAATGGTATAGCAGGTGGGCTGCGACTGGCTTCCAGTTAGCTTTGACAGTTGGCCTTGTGTGCTAGTTCCTCAATATGTCAGTAAGACTGGATGAGAAAATGAAGGAGACAGTGTGGATGTGGAGCTGAAGAAACACTTCCAACTCTGCTCAGATCCTGTGACCTTGAGTGGTTCATACTAGTTACAGTCACTGTGGGACAGGAGTTCCCTGTTGCTTGGCTGGATAGTTGTGGTTTCCACTTGGCCTTAGTCCAGGCTTCCTTGATATGGATACCAAGGTAGAAGGGGAAGCAGTGCAGTAGGTAGGAATAATTGGATCTCATCCTGGTGGGGATCTGCGATGTAGCCAAGATACTTCAAGTTGCAGAGCCTCAGTCTTGATGTACCTCCACATAGTAGTCTGTAACATCTGAAAGTATTAATTCCCTGCCTCAAAGAAAGCCATGTGAAATGGTATGAAGCTTAAATCTGGATAACAGCAACTGAACTAATACTGTATAATATTGTAAAAACAACTTGAGCTGCAATTCTGGGGTATGTGCTTGGAGTAGGCTTTACAAGGATAAGTGATTTGGTTCCACTGGTAGAGGTGAAGTATCTTATGAGCAAAACAGACTCTCTCAAATGCTTTTTATCTTAGTGAATACTGATTCTAGAGACATTGTGTTGCTTCCCTCACAGATCTACGGCAAGAGCTTGCAGTGCAGCAGAAACAGGAGAAACCTAAAACACCGATGCGAACTACCctgggaacagaaagaacagacaCTGCAGTTCAAGCATCGTTATCTTTGCCTTCAACTCCCTCTGTGCACCGAGCACCCAACATCAACATACCCACCTCTACGACATTTAGGAGAGGTGTGTGACAGAGAATGAGCACAGCAATGCTATGTCATACCCTTGTTTTCACCCATAGATTCTGGCTAcaagagaaatgtgaaaatagGAGCAGAGTATTTCAGTTAAATATGCCTAAATCCAATTACCATGATCTCAGTATTCACTGACTGCAAGTTCGGGGTCTTATTCATAGACTATTCATTTCTACTTGATGTGAATAGTCCAGTAGTAATAATCATATGGGACTCGATGAGATATTAGGACTTGATTATTGGTTCACAACTGTTCCAGAGACACTGGGCTAATTTAGGGAAAAGATTTGGAGAAACTTCTGCATAGACCTTTATGCTGTGTTCCCACTACTTGAAAAGGCTTCTCTGTGAGGGTAGGTGATTAGAGTaaagtcttccttttactctgGAACAGCAGGACACTGGCAAGTCATCCTAGATAACTGTACTAAATTactatttctgcttttgtgctAATAGAATCAGTTACTGAAATAATCATTGCTCATTAAAAAATGGGTATTCCAGCTCCCCAACACTAACTCCCATCTCCACTGTACTTTAAAGTCAGAAATTTGTGTAGCTGTGTCTCAGAGATTACAACAAGGAGTTACACTGTCACATGCTGGTGACTGAATATTACAGTTAAAGCACTAAAAAAATTTGATTGTAGACTTTGATACCTTTAACTTAATTTTGTGAGGGAGAACTTTCACTTCCTTGAAAAAGGATTgaattttttcttgtaaaatgaGATGATGACCCTCTCTGAGAACACACTTTTGGTCCTGCTGCAGTAATAGAGATGGGGATTAGGCTGGTAAAACAAATCGCTAGAGATGTAAACCATGGCTTGTTGAGAGACTTCAGTTTAGGACTTAGTAACTTGAGCTATCTCAGAGAGTCAGTGCTTCATATTGCTGGTGGACGTGAAAGATTTGAAGGTCAAATACAGAAAGGTGAAGGTACTAATATTTCATCTGCTCTGCATGCCAGGCAGTCTTCTGATTTTGTCAAagtggattttctgtttgtttctctgtttgtttttaaacaattgGTAATGTCTTTAACCTGCCCTGTAGGTTTTGAGGACAGTTACTGTGCAACCCCTCTCACACCTGCTGCCAGAATATCTGCACTCAACATCATGGGAGACTTGCTGCGAAAAGTAGGGGTAAGTGTTTGCTTGATAGCCAAAGCTCTTGGAAAGAAGGAGCTATCTGAAACTGTAACCAGGATTGAATATCTGCCCTGGTGCTTGGGCAAGACTGGAAAGAACATCTCAGCAAGCAAGTTAGTTCTAAGTGTAGCCTTGAAATTTGGCCTCAattctctgtatttctgaaCAACCCTGAAACAAATAAGGCCCATTTCTGCTTTATGATGTTATACATGTGTGGAGTCctgatctcttttcttctccaaacttCAGGAAGAATATGTGCAGAAAAAGACAGACTGGCATGAGTAAATAATGAGGGAATCTGTTCCGTTGGAgggcagagaagaaagcaggctGATGCCTGCTGTCCAGTGGCTTCTGATAAAGCTTTCATTAATATTCCAGTTATGTTTTTAAGTAGGACCTAATGCCTTGATGAGTTAATGCTATGTAGTTTGACATTTAAAATAGTGCTGATGCTGGGAAAGCTATGTAATAGCTTCTTCCCGTCTTTTCCCCCACACTCCAGTGCTTGTTGTGTTGGCACAAGCATTTGTATGACTTGAAGGGCTGATTTGTGGAAttaacacagcagaaaattaTCGTAGCGATGAAGGTGGAAACATCTAGGAAAGGAGCATGTGGTAGAGAATAGGGTATCTGTGGCTCTTGTGTATCACCCAGTACACACAACCTAATGTAAGTTTAGGGAAGTAGATGGTTCCAAAGAGCATTTAATGATATTAAGTACATGTGTATGCAGTGTCGATGT
This genomic window contains:
- the NDE1 gene encoding nuclear distribution protein nudE homolog 1, producing MEDSEEHRFSSVEEETRYWKELAVKYKQCAENTQEELREFQEGSREYEAELETQLQQTESRNRELLSENNRLRMDLESAKEKFEMQHSEWYRQISALEDELAQTKAIKDQLQKYIRELEQANDDLERAKRAAIMSLEDFEQRLNQAIERNAFLESELDEKENLLESVQRLKDEARDLRQELAVQQKQEKPKTPMRTTLGTERTDTAVQASLSLPSTPSVHRAPNINIPTSTTFRRGFEDSYCATPLTPAARISALNIMGDLLRKVGALESKLASCRNFVYDQSPDRTTVSMYMNRDVLETRMSPCQPLCDTGLVKRLEFGTRPSNIPGPVSHPSQSVVKMLL